A genomic window from Pocillopora verrucosa isolate sample1 chromosome 7, ASM3666991v2, whole genome shotgun sequence includes:
- the LOC131775748 gene encoding uncharacterized protein, which produces MHLVLVHGYLLGGSGSNVYTANIAKSWKRQGHAVTILCQDPHADRLDFVDEFIVGNDSIPSSAPSAGSIRVVVPDIHGLLLVYWYDLYEGYEVKTMVNCSLEEIEANIEGTADGLKKVIAQGVDRILANHAILSPVITKRATEGTGIPYDVKIHGSSLIFSVKNRQELRSYALEGIKSCRKLIVGAKYMASFVQEIFEVEKEEMGLPGKIVIIPPGMDPDVFQLGGSIGERQEAFLASAKDFITRKPGGRRANKVKLPGHATVELQKALESVSESYDLRAADADLCERWIPLEEDEPLICFFGKFQETKGVGELLLAFATIVERIPRARLLLIGYGGNRENLEGMLEAMVQGSLAAFKAYAEAGNFVDLPLEPEKFFRQIPSGRVTMTGLLEHGQLKEILPLCSLSVMASKALEAFGMVSVEAMAAGVLPLCHDHTGISDVIGAVKEVDPELGDLMRLEVRPGGAHGVADGAFLVEQLPNKVEKALKFMYPNGFRDHSKRCEVSAKLRDVAIAKFSWDVITSSILKE; this is translated from the coding sequence ATGCATTTAGTACTGGTACACGGATATTTGCTCGGTGGTTCAGGCTCCAATGTCTACACTGCTAACATTGCCAAATCGTGGAAGCGACAGGGTCATGCGGTGACGATACTCTGCCAAGATCCTCATGCTGATCGTTTGGATTTTGTCGACGAATTCATTGTCGGCAACGACAGTATTCCGTCCTCCGCCCCCTCGGCAGGCAGTATTCGAGTCGTAGTACCAGACATTCATGGGCTGCTTCTTGTCTATTGGTACGATCTCTACGAGGGGTACGAGGTGAAGACGATGGTGAACTGTTCTTTGGAGGAAATCGAAGCGAACATCGAAGGAACAGCGGACGGCTTGAAGAAGGTGATCGCTCAAGGCGTCGATAGAATACTGGCGAATCATGCGATCTTGAGTCCGGTGATAACGAAACGAGCCACGGAAGGCACGGGGATTCCATACGATGTCAAAATACATGGAAGCTCTCTGATATTTTCCGTGAAAAACCGTCAAGAGCTAAGATCCTACGCTTTGGAAGGAATAAAGAGTTGTCGCAAACTGATCGTCGGGGCGAAGTACATGGCGAGCTTTGTGCAAGAAATATTCGAGGTGGAGAAAGAGGAGATGGGTCTGCCCGGAAAGATCGTCATAATTCCTCCAGGCATGGACCCTGACGTTTTTCAGCTCGGTGGGTCTATAGGCGAGAGGCAAGAGGCGTTTTTGGCGAGTGCAAAAGATTTTATCACGCGAAAGCCTGGAGGGAGAAGAGCAAATAAAGTCAAACTTCCGGGTCACGCAACTGTCGAGTTACAGAAGGCATTAGAAAGCGTTTCAGAGTCTTATGACCTGCGAGCGGCTGATGCAGACCTTTGTGAACGCTGGATTCCTCTGGAAGAAGATGAGCCACTTATCTGCTTCTTTGGCAAGTTTCAAGAAACCAAAGGAGTCGGGGAATTATTACTGGCTTTTGCGACGATTGTTGAACGGATTCCGCGGGCCAGACTGTTGTTGATCGGATATGGCGGTAACCGCGAGAATTTGGAGGGAATGCTGGAGGCGATGGTTCAAGGAAGTTTAGCAGCCTTCAAGGCCTACGCTGAAGCAGGAAACTTCGTGGATCTCCCTCTGGAACCTGAGAAATTCTTCCGCCAGATTCCTTCGGGAAGGGTTACAATGACAGGTCTCCTAGAACACGGCCAACTAAAGGAAATCCTTCCTCTCTGCAGTCTCAGTGTAATGGCATCCAAAGCCCTGGAAGCCTTTGGAATGGTCTCAGTAGAAGCTATGGCTGCCGGGGTCCTTCCCCTCTGTCATGATCACACGGGAATCTCAGATGTCATTGGTGCTGTCAAAGAGGTGGATCCTGAGTTAGGAGATCTGATGCGCTTGGAGGTACGTCCAGGTGGCGCTCATGGCGTAGCAGACGGCGCGTTTCTGGTGGAGCAGTTGCCAAACAAAGTAGAGAAAGCTCTTAAGTTCATGTATCCTAATGGTTTCCGTGATCACAGTAAGCGATGTGAGGTGTCCGCTAAGCTGAGGGATGTGGCAATAGCCAAGTTCTCCTGGGATGTTATTACCAGCAGCATCTTAAAAGAGTAA
- the LOC131769966 gene encoding coadhesin-like, whose protein sequence is MAFGRSRLPLFVVLVCGAAIPLFYVVKRATLNGGYTPWSDWSVCSSDCGDGIRFRTRDCANPVPGRFGQTCLKQSLGQPKEEENCKIKECPIDGGFTNWGDFGECSTTCGNDGVKKRKRSCTNPSPQYDGAPCEGADEGSESCNVKPCPVDGRFTNWGNFGDCDKSCGSGVKRRTRTCSNPPPAHGGKNCEGPVDEVEECNTAPCAVNGGFTNWSEFGSCSKTCGSGVQAKNRNCSQPAPANGGKDCEGPSEETQACNTDPCPNIGA, encoded by the coding sequence ATGGCTTTTGGTCGTTCAAGGTTACCTCTATTTGTAGTTTTGGTCTGTGGTGCAGCTATTCCATTGTTTTACGTAGTAAAAAGAGCAACATTGAATGGAGGATACACTCCTTGGTCGGACTGGAGCGTTTGTTCGAGTGATTGCGGCGACGGAATTCGCTTCAGAACTAGAGATTGTGCGAATCCTGTCCCCGGCAGATTCGGCCAGACGTGTCTTAAACAAAGCCTTGGGCAAccaaaggaagaagaaaattgTAAGATTAAGGAATGTCCCATAGATGGGGGATTCACAAATTGGGGTGACTTTGGCGAGTGTTCCACAACGTGTGGAAATGACGGTGTCAAGAAAAGGAAGAGGTCTTGTACAAATCCAAGTCCGCAATACGATGGAGCACCTTGCGAAGGCGCCGACGAAGGAAGTGAGTCCTGCAACGTGAAACCATGTCCTGTCGACGGTAGGTTTACCAATTGGGGAAATTTTGGCGACTGCGATAAATCATGCGGATCGGGAGTTAAGAGACGAACGCGAACATGTTCGAATCCACCGCCGGCTCATGGTGGAAAAAACTGCGAGGGTCCAGTGGATGAGGTTGAAGAGTGCAACACTGCACCCTGCGCGGTAAATGGCGGGTTCACGAACTGGTCTGAGTTCGGAAGTTGTAGCAAGACTTGTGGCTCTGGCGTCCAAGCCAAAAATCGTAATTGTTCACAACCAGCCCCAGCGAATGGAGGTAAAGATTGCGAAGGACCCTCTGAAGAAACACAAGCTTGCAACACAGATCCTTGTCCTAATAttggggcttag